CTGACCGGGACGGCCGCGGTGTTGTGCACCCGGATCCGCACGGCGGGCTGCGGCTCGGCGTGTGCCGGGGCCGGGAGCAGCGCGCCGGGGGCCGCGTCGCCGAGGTTGCCGCCGCCGATCGGGGCGGAGACCACGGCGAGCCGGGAGCCGTCGTCGAACACGGCCTCGACGTGCACCTCGGTCACCACGTCGGCGACGCCGGGCAGCACGTCGTCGGGGCCGAGCACGGACCGGGCCGCCTCGATGGCCTCGGCGAGTCGCTTGCCGTCGCGGGCGGCCTCGCAGACCGTGTCCGCGATGAGCGCGGTCGCCTCGGGGACATTGAGCCGCAGGCCCCTGGCCCGGCGGGCCCTGGCCAGCTCGGCGGCGCCGAAGAGCAGCAGCCTGTCGCGCTCAGTGGGAGTCAGTCGCACGTCACCACACCTCCTGTTTGAACGTCACTCTAACCGGAGATTCCCTGCAGGCAAAGCATTGACGGATGCGGGTCTCTCGGGCCACATTGAACGTCGCTCGATTTTTTGAGTGACGCTCTAAACCCCGGATCCGACAGACGGCCGCTCCCCGAAGTCCACAGGTCCGGCAGCGTCCCCCGGTCCCCCGCAAGCAGGGAGAAACGCCCATGGCGATAGAACAGCGCGGAGTCGACACCATCCCCGACGAGGAACGCACCAGCGGACCGCGTGACCTCGTCTCGCTCCTGCTGGGGTCCAACCTCTGCCTGGGCGTGATCGTCTTCGGCTGGCTGCCGCCCTCGTTCGGTCTGGGCCTGTGGCCCTCCGTCACGGCGGTGGTCGCCGGCACCGTCGTCGGCATCGCGGTCACCGCACCGCTCGCGCTGGTGTCGCTGCGCACCGCGACCAACCTCTCCACGTCGAGCGGCGCCCAGTTCGGCGTACGCGGCCGGCTCGTCGGCTCGATCGTCGGGCTGCTGCTCGCCCTCGGCTACACCGCGCTGACCCTGTGGATCGGCGGCGACGTGATGGTGGGCACCCTGTCCCGCCTGGTGGGCCTGCCCGACAGCGGGCTCACCCGCGGCCTGATGTACGGCATCCTCGCCGCCTGCACGGTGGTCGGCGCCGTCTTCGGGTACCGGCTGCTGCTGCGCATGAGCAAGGTGCTGTCCGTCGGCATGACCCTGCTGCTGGCGCTCGGCTTCCTGGCCTACGCCGGCGACTTCACCACCGCCGCTCCCCCGGACACCCCGTACCTGCTCGGCTCGTTCTGGCCGACCTGGGTGCTGGCAGCCGTCGCCGCCGGACTGAGCGGCCCGGTCGCCTTCATCACCCTGCTCGGCGACTACACCCGCTACATCTCGCCGCGCCGCCACAGCTCCCGCAAGGTCTTCTGGGCCACCTGTCTGGGCCTGCTGCTCGGCCTGCTGGTGCCGCAGCTGTTCGGCACGTACACCGCGCTCGCCGCCCGCGCCGGGCTCGACTACGCGGGCCCGCTCGTCGAGGCCTCGCCGGTCTGGTACCTGGCGCCGCTGCTGCTGGCCGCCTCGGCGGGCTCCGTCGGCAACGCCGGCCTGATGCTGTACTCGATGGGCCTCGACCTGGACGCGATCCTGCCGAAGGCCACCCGCGCGAAGGCCACCCTGGTCGTCGCCGTCGTCGCCACGGTGTTCGTCTTCCTCGGCGCGTACACCTGGGACGTGCAGTCCGCGATGACGTCCTTCGTCCTGCTGCTCACCGCGATCGGCACGCCCTGGGCCGTCATCACCCTCATCGGCTACCGGCGCTGCCGCGGCGTGTACGACGCGGACGCCCTCCAGGTCTTCAACCGCCGCTCGGTGGGCGGCGCGTACTGGTACACCAACGGCTGGAACATCCCCGCCACCGTGGCCTGGGCGATCGGCGCGGGCGTCGGCCTGCTGGCGGTCTCCACCTCGGTCTACGAGGGCCCGCTGCTCGCCCTGACCGGCGGCGTGGACTGCAGCTTCGTCCTCTCCGGCCTGGTCGGCGGCCTCGCCTACCTGCTGCTGACGGCGCGCTCGTCCGGCAAGGTCCCGGCCGCCGTCGCCGAGCCGGTCGCCGAGCCTGCGGAGTCGGCCGCCTGACGGCCCTCACCCGGTCGTGACACGGGCCCGCCCCCGGTCCTCCGACCGGGGGCGGGCCCATGTGCACGCGTCGGGGCGGATCAGCCCAGCTGGTGCATCCAGCCGTGGACGTCCTCGGCCTTGCCGGTCTGGATCGCGAGCAGCGCCTCGCGCAGCTTCATGGTGACCTCGCCGGGCTCGCCGCCCGAGTGCTGCCACTCGCCCCGGGCGGACTTGACCGTGCCGACCGGGGTGATGACCGCGGCGGTGCCGCAGGCGAAGACCTCGGTGAGGGTGCCGTTCTCGGTGTCGGCCTGCCACTGGTCGATGGAGACGCGGGCCTCCTCGGACTCGTAGCCGAGGTCACCGGCGACCTTGAGCAGCGAGTCGCGGGTGATGCCGGCGAGCAGTGAACCGGTGAGGGTGGGGGTGACGATCTTCGGCTTCTCGTTGGACGCGGCCCCGTACACGAAGTACAGGTTCATGCCGCCGAGTTCCTCGACCCACTTGTGCTCGACCGCGTCGAGGTAGCAGACCTGGTCGCAGCCCTTGGCCGCCGCCTCGGCCTGCGCCAGCAGGGAGGCCGCGTAGTTGCCGCCGGTCTTGGCGTCGCCCACGCCGCCGGGGACGGCGCGGACGCGGTCCTCGGAGGCCCAGATGGAGACCGGCTTCACGCCGCCCGGGAAGTACGGGCCGGCCGGCGAGGCGATGACGACGAAGAGGTACTCGTTGGCCGGGCGGACGCCCAGGCCGACCTCGGTGGCGATCATGAACGGACGCAGGTACAGCGACTCCTCGCCGCCGTGCGCCGGCACCCACGCCTCGTCCTGCCGGACGAGGACGTCACAGGCCTCGACGAAGGTCTCCACCGGCAGCTCGGGCATGCCGAGCCGGCGCGCGGAGGACTGGAAGCGGCGGGCGTTGGCGTCCGGACGGAAGCTGGCGACGGAACCGTCGGGCCGGCGGTACGCCTTCAGGCCCTCGAAGATCTCCTGCGCGTAGTGCAGGACGTTCGTGGCCGGGTCGAGCGAGAGCGGACCGTACGGCACGAGCTGGCCGTCGTGCCAGCCGCGGCCCTCGGTCCACCGGATGGTCACCATGTGGTCGGTGAAGTGGCGGCCGAATCCGGGGTTGGCCAGGATCGCCTCGCGCTCCGCGGCGGACAGCGGGTTGGAGGAGGGCTTGAGCTCGATCGTGGGCGTCGTCATGAGTGCTTGTCCTTCACCGGTTGTGTGTGTCGGACCGCGCTCACGTCGTCGCTGCTGCTAGGACGTCCGAGCTTCTCCGCATGCCGCGGCCCCACGTTCGATTATCGCTCGTGGGGGCCGGTCGACGAAACGGGTGTGAGCGCGGCCCAGGGTTCGATGGTGGCACCCGGTGGCCGCACAGGAGAAGCCGCCGGGCGCGGTGTGCGACCCGGCGGCTTCTTCCAGTCGGCGGGTCAGCTCGCTACGCGTACCGCGAGCGCGTCGCCGATCTCTTCCGTCGTACGGGGGGTGGTGCCGCGCTCGGCGAGGTCGGCCGCGACGGCCTCCTCGATCCGGACGGCCTCGGACTCGTGGCCGAGGTGGCGCAGGAGCAGCGCGACGGACAGGACGGTGGCCGTGGGGTCGGCCTTGCCCTGGCCCGCGATGTCGGGCGCGGAGCCGTGGACCGGCTCGAACATGGACGGGAAGTCGCCGCTCGGGTTGATGTTGCCGGAGGCGGCGACGCCGATGCCGCCGGAGACGGCCGCGGCGAGGTCGGTGATGATGTCGCCGAAGAGGTTGTCGGTGACGATCACGTCGAACCGCGCCGGGTCGGTGACGAGGAAGATCGTCGCCGCGTCCACGTGCAGGTAGTCGGTGGTGACCTCGGGGTACTCCTGGGCCACCTTGTCGAAGATGTTCGTCCAGAGGTGGCCGGCGAAGGTCAGCACGTTGTTCTTGTGCACGAGCGTGAGCTTCTTGCGCGGGCGGGCCTGGGCACGGGCGAAGGCGTCCCGGACCACGCGCTCGACACCGAAGGCCGTGTTGACGGAGACCTCGGTGGCGACCTCGTGCTCGGTGCCCTTGCGGATCGTGCCGCCGTTGCCGGTGTACGGGCCCTCGGTGCCTTCGCGGACGACCACGAAGTCGATCACGGGCTGGCCCGCGAGCGGGGTGGCGACACCCGGGAGCAGCCGGGACGGCCGCAGGTTGACGTGGTGGTCGAAGGCGAAGCGGAGCTTGAGCAGGAAGCCGCGCTCCAGCACGCCGGACGGGACCGAGGGGTCGCCGATGGCGCCGAGCAGGATGGCGTCGTGCTGCTTCAGGGCGTCGAGGTCGGCGTCGGTGAGGGTCTCACCGGTGGCGTGGTAGCGCTTGGCGCCGAAGTCGAACTCCTTGGTCTCCAGCTTCACATCCTGCGGGAGGACGGCCGAGAGCACCTTGAGGCCCTGGCTCACGACCTCCTGGCCGATGCCGTCCCCGGGAATGACTGCGAGATTGATGCTGTGAGACATATCGGCACCCTACTCTTCGTCCCATCGTCTGACACTCTGACGTCCACGATGCGGACGTTCGTGTCGGACGCGTGGGCTCAGTGGCCGGTCTCGCCGCCGTTGTCGCGGCGGTCGAGGGCGCGCTGGAGGGCGGCGGCGGCGTTCTTGCGGGCGTCGTCGCCGGGACGAGTGGCGGACTGGCGGACGCGACGGGCGGTCTGAGCGGCCATGAGGGATCGACTCCTTGAGATCAGCGTGATCGAAGGCGCCGGAGGGGGCGGGGAGCGGGCCCGCAGGGGTTGCCTGCGCAGGGGCACAGCGCTCTCGACCGCCATTCGCTCGATGGAGCGAGACGTTCGGCTCCTACAAAGCTAGGACAGCTCGGGCTGTCTGTCTCCACAGTTACTCGGACTTCCTACTATCTGAGACGGCGATCGCGTCACACCGGCCCCGCACACCCAGACACCCCACCTAGATTGCATTCCTACCTAGATGGTGGTGGAATACAGCCATGGCCGCAGACCGCAGACCAAGCTGGCTCAAGGGCGTCCTCGACCTCCTCGTCCTCTCCTGCCTGACCAGCGGGGAGAGTTACGGGTACGAGATCGCCAAGGCACTCGCCGCGGCGGGCCTCGGGGAGATCAAGGGCGGGACGCTGTACCCCGTCCTGAACCGGCTGGAGGAAGCCGGCCTGGTGGAGGCCGAGTTCCGGGCCGCCGAACGCGGCCCGGGCCGCCGCTACTACCGGCTCACCGAGCAGGGCCGCGACCACCTCGCCTCCGAGAGCGGGGCCTGGCTGGACTTCCACACGGCCGTCAGAGACATGCTGCATCCAGGGGGAACGACATCATGACCACGGACACCTACTTCGACGAACTCGCCGCCGCACTGCGCACCGCAGGAGTCCCCGAGGACGAGGTCGCCGCCACCGTCGCCGACCTGGCCGGCCACCTCGCGGAGACCGGCACGGCGCCCGAGGAGGAGTTCGGCCCCGCCGCGGCCTTCGCGGCCCGGCTCGGCGGGGCGCCGGAGCCCGAGGAGCCGGAGAAGCAGGCGGAGAG
This sequence is a window from Streptomyces sp. HUAS YS2. Protein-coding genes within it:
- a CDS encoding cytosine permease; this encodes MAIEQRGVDTIPDEERTSGPRDLVSLLLGSNLCLGVIVFGWLPPSFGLGLWPSVTAVVAGTVVGIAVTAPLALVSLRTATNLSTSSGAQFGVRGRLVGSIVGLLLALGYTALTLWIGGDVMVGTLSRLVGLPDSGLTRGLMYGILAACTVVGAVFGYRLLLRMSKVLSVGMTLLLALGFLAYAGDFTTAAPPDTPYLLGSFWPTWVLAAVAAGLSGPVAFITLLGDYTRYISPRRHSSRKVFWATCLGLLLGLLVPQLFGTYTALAARAGLDYAGPLVEASPVWYLAPLLLAASAGSVGNAGLMLYSMGLDLDAILPKATRAKATLVVAVVATVFVFLGAYTWDVQSAMTSFVLLLTAIGTPWAVITLIGYRRCRGVYDADALQVFNRRSVGGAYWYTNGWNIPATVAWAIGAGVGLLAVSTSVYEGPLLALTGGVDCSFVLSGLVGGLAYLLLTARSSGKVPAAVAEPVAEPAESAA
- the ureA gene encoding urease subunit gamma, with translation MRLTPTERDRLLLFGAAELARARRARGLRLNVPEATALIADTVCEAARDGKRLAEAIEAARSVLGPDDVLPGVADVVTEVHVEAVFDDGSRLAVVSAPIGGGNLGDAAPGALLPAPAHAEPQPAVRIRVHNTAAVPVSVTSHFHFFEANPRLDFDRAAAYGMRLCVPAGSSFRFDPGGEAEVGLLPIGGDRIAIGFAGLVDGPLDAPGAKDEALRRAAACGYLGADAPKEDS
- a CDS encoding 3-isopropylmalate dehydrogenase; the encoded protein is MSHSINLAVIPGDGIGQEVVSQGLKVLSAVLPQDVKLETKEFDFGAKRYHATGETLTDADLDALKQHDAILLGAIGDPSVPSGVLERGFLLKLRFAFDHHVNLRPSRLLPGVATPLAGQPVIDFVVVREGTEGPYTGNGGTIRKGTEHEVATEVSVNTAFGVERVVRDAFARAQARPRKKLTLVHKNNVLTFAGHLWTNIFDKVAQEYPEVTTDYLHVDAATIFLVTDPARFDVIVTDNLFGDIITDLAAAVSGGIGVAASGNINPSGDFPSMFEPVHGSAPDIAGQGKADPTATVLSVALLLRHLGHESEAVRIEEAVAADLAERGTTPRTTEEIGDALAVRVAS
- a CDS encoding PadR family transcriptional regulator, producing MAADRRPSWLKGVLDLLVLSCLTSGESYGYEIAKALAAAGLGEIKGGTLYPVLNRLEEAGLVEAEFRAAERGPGRRYYRLTEQGRDHLASESGAWLDFHTAVRDMLHPGGTTS
- a CDS encoding branched-chain amino acid aminotransferase yields the protein MTTPTIELKPSSNPLSAAEREAILANPGFGRHFTDHMVTIRWTEGRGWHDGQLVPYGPLSLDPATNVLHYAQEIFEGLKAYRRPDGSVASFRPDANARRFQSSARRLGMPELPVETFVEACDVLVRQDEAWVPAHGGEESLYLRPFMIATEVGLGVRPANEYLFVVIASPAGPYFPGGVKPVSIWASEDRVRAVPGGVGDAKTGGNYAASLLAQAEAAAKGCDQVCYLDAVEHKWVEELGGMNLYFVYGAASNEKPKIVTPTLTGSLLAGITRDSLLKVAGDLGYESEEARVSIDQWQADTENGTLTEVFACGTAAVITPVGTVKSARGEWQHSGGEPGEVTMKLREALLAIQTGKAEDVHGWMHQLG